From Deinococcus aestuarii, the proteins below share one genomic window:
- a CDS encoding NAD(P)-dependent alcohol dehydrogenase: MTDTMTQALPYVDGRVPGTPGPGEEVAAFGTPVAKGELRPLRVTRRPLGPNDVQVDVLYTGICHSDIHFVDNDWGNTVYPCVPGHEIVGRVSAVGDDVTEFQVGETVAVGPIVNNCGQCESCREGLEQYCDGPQGRTEVYNGPTKPDGTNTYGGYSARLVVGSDYVFKMPQGLAPETVPPLMCAGVTTYSPLKFYGTGPGKKVGIAGLGGLGHIAVKLAAAMGAEVTVLSRSPEKEADAKTFGAKAFVLHTDQEAMTPLAGKFDFVLITIPEPFDINPFVKLLKRDGTACVVGAIQPLATPTDTTELTKQRRAISGSILGALAESREMLAFCAEHGIGSEVEVIKIREVNGAYPKVLAGKVRYRYVIDVAGSAM; encoded by the coding sequence ATGACCGACACGATGACCCAGGCCCTGCCCTACGTTGACGGCCGCGTGCCCGGCACCCCCGGTCCCGGTGAGGAGGTCGCCGCCTTCGGCACCCCTGTCGCCAAGGGCGAGTTGCGCCCCCTGCGCGTCACCCGCCGTCCCCTCGGTCCGAACGACGTGCAGGTCGACGTGCTCTACACCGGCATCTGTCACTCGGACATCCACTTCGTGGACAACGACTGGGGCAACACCGTCTACCCCTGCGTTCCCGGCCATGAGATCGTCGGGCGCGTGTCCGCGGTCGGCGACGACGTGACGGAGTTCCAGGTCGGCGAAACCGTGGCGGTCGGCCCCATCGTGAACAACTGCGGCCAGTGCGAGTCGTGCCGCGAGGGGCTGGAGCAGTACTGCGACGGCCCCCAGGGACGCACCGAGGTCTACAACGGCCCGACCAAGCCGGACGGCACCAACACTTACGGCGGCTACTCGGCGCGCCTCGTCGTCGGTTCGGACTACGTGTTCAAGATGCCCCAGGGCCTCGCTCCCGAGACCGTGCCGCCCCTGATGTGCGCGGGCGTCACGACCTACTCGCCCTTGAAGTTCTACGGGACCGGCCCCGGAAAGAAGGTCGGGATCGCTGGGCTGGGTGGGCTCGGGCACATCGCGGTGAAGCTCGCCGCAGCGATGGGGGCCGAGGTCACGGTCCTCAGCCGCAGCCCGGAAAAGGAGGCGGACGCCAAGACGTTTGGCGCCAAGGCCTTCGTGCTGCACACGGACCAGGAGGCGATGACGCCGCTCGCGGGCAAGTTCGACTTCGTGCTGATCACGATTCCCGAGCCGTTCGACATCAATCCCTTCGTGAAGCTGCTGAAGAGGGACGGCACCGCCTGCGTCGTCGGCGCGATTCAGCCGCTCGCCACGCCGACGGACACCACGGAGTTGACCAAGCAGCGCCGGGCGATCAGCGGCTCGATCCTCGGCGCTTTGGCCGAATCACGCGAGATGCTGGCCTTTTGCGCCGAGCACGGGATCGGCTCGGAGGTCGAGGTCATCAAGATCCGGGAGGTCAACGGCGCCTACCCGAAGGTGCTGGCGGGCAAGGTGCGTTACCGCTACGTGATCGACGTCGCAGGCTCGGCGATGTGA
- a CDS encoding SDR family oxidoreductase, with protein MDRDDQNAPAPSRRRVLGKIGTGLAAVFASPVLAKGGGAGALAFQGQTPPRQSVKQNPVTQFPRPPFPGQTQPWPGLASRMRPRPDHGETSYQGTGRLQGRKALITGGDSGIGRAAAIAYAREGADVAINYLPAEESDAREVVALIRAAGRKAVALPGDIRSEAFCQQLVARAVRELGGLDILVSNAARQHALPSIRDLTTELLDWTFKTNLYAMFWIVKAALPSMGPGASIIVTSSVEAYSPSENLLDYAQTKSAQVAFVKSLAKQLAKQGIRVNGVAPGPYWTPLQVTGGQPPEMIPQFGAMTPLGRAGQPVELAGIYVLLASQESSDATGQVYGASGGSGNP; from the coding sequence ATGGACCGAGACGACCAGAACGCCCCCGCGCCCTCCCGTCGCCGCGTGCTCGGCAAGATCGGCACAGGTCTGGCCGCCGTGTTCGCCTCCCCGGTCCTCGCCAAGGGAGGCGGGGCAGGCGCCCTGGCCTTCCAGGGACAGACGCCGCCCCGCCAGTCGGTCAAGCAGAACCCGGTCACCCAGTTCCCGAGGCCGCCCTTTCCGGGGCAAACCCAGCCCTGGCCCGGCCTGGCGAGCCGGATGAGGCCCAGGCCCGATCACGGCGAGACGAGCTACCAGGGCACCGGACGGCTTCAGGGCCGCAAGGCGCTGATCACCGGCGGCGACTCGGGCATCGGCCGGGCGGCAGCCATCGCTTACGCCCGCGAAGGGGCCGATGTGGCGATCAACTATCTCCCCGCCGAGGAGAGTGACGCCCGCGAGGTGGTCGCCCTGATCCGTGCCGCCGGGCGTAAGGCGGTCGCCCTCCCCGGCGACATCCGCAGCGAGGCGTTCTGTCAGCAACTCGTCGCGCGGGCGGTCCGTGAACTGGGTGGCCTCGACATTCTGGTGAGCAACGCCGCCCGGCAGCACGCGCTGCCCTCCATCCGGGACCTGACGACCGAGCTGCTCGACTGGACCTTCAAGACCAACCTCTACGCGATGTTCTGGATCGTCAAGGCCGCGCTGCCCTCGATGGGGCCGGGGGCCAGCATCATCGTCACGTCGTCGGTCGAGGCGTACAGCCCGTCGGAGAACCTGCTCGACTACGCGCAGACCAAGTCGGCGCAGGTGGCCTTTGTCAAGTCGCTCGCCAAGCAACTGGCGAAGCAGGGCATCCGGGTGAACGGGGTGGCGCCGGGGCCGTACTGGACGCCCCTCCAGGTGACGGGCGGGCAACCACCGGAGATGATCCCGCAGTTCGGGGCCATGACCCCGCTCGGGCGCGCGGGGCAGCCCGTCGAGCTGGCAGGCATCTACGTGCTGCTGGCCTCGCAGGAGTCGAGCGACGCGACCGGCCAGGTCTACGGCGCCTCCGGCGGCAGCGGCAATCCCTGA